One Onychostoma macrolepis isolate SWU-2019 chromosome 10, ASM1243209v1, whole genome shotgun sequence genomic region harbors:
- the myo18aa gene encoding unconventional myosin-XVIIIa isoform X6: MAFSSRFSFWEKKVKDENVPGAKNSNSDSENSMSQSQTEVSGSTERRQGEPTTAVNPERPLTVDQRCSDSRNGRHGSVESDTSARRGLNLAHKARSEEKPSIATSVPKTSRPPQAGSSADGDALSFGLTSLMGRARTKEHRSRLRAAERKEPQEESKERIGESETFSEEPQPSTPAISPPPRLDPLAPPVGFLPSKPNPLTPPAGFLPVTKPDPLAPPAGFIPALKPNPSAQPTPKTDPLAPPAGFIPAPKPNPSTQLTPKPDPLAPPVGFVPTPKRDPFAPVAGFIPKPKVDPLAPPAGFIPVPRSIAVQKPEVKEVSKPSAAPAGKLPSQISTIANQQGSPMMPTQGNQAKAEDPVAILQAAHEAACLSKVKTEEQLAAEKAWYNTEKVWLVHKDGFSLATQLKTEMGSLPEGKVKVRLEHDGTVLEVDEDDVEKANPLSYDRVEDLSSLLYLNESSILHSLRQRYGGNLIHTYAGPNLLVINPLSTPALYSEKVMQMFKGCRREETAPHIFAVAQSAYHQLLTTRQDQTIVLLGKSGSGKTTNCQHLLQYLVTIAAGSGKVYSAEKWQAVYTVLEAFGNCSTAMNVNASRFSHIVSLDFDQAGQVASASVQTMLLEKFRVTRRPEAESSFNVFYYLMAGADAALKTELHFNHFAENSTFGLLPLLKPEDKQKAAQQYTKLQAAMKVLGISVEEQKTVWLILGAIYHLGAAGATKAGRKQFARHEWAQKAAYLLGCTLEELSSGIFKTQGKGTLPRSSSVRQSTDDTDSSASKATAAECLEFMASGLYSELFTLIISLINRALKSSQHSLCSLLIVDTPGFQNPRQVKNQRGATFEELCHNYAQERLQTLFQERTFVRELERYKEENIEITLDDLEPSPSRSVAVVDQSSSQTLVRSLSRTDEARGLFWLMEEEVLQPGGSAETLLQRLFSYYGPAEGESTGHTVVLKSENTHHFLLGHSHGTDWVEYDTHGWLNLARLNPTPQNAANLLQNSQKKSISGMFVGRSSSAAVLTGSIAGLEGVSQLAMRRATSMRKTFTTGMAAVKKKSLCLQIKLQVDALLDTVRRSRVHFVHCLLPRAELLRAAGSPEESCDPGLMQIDVALLRAQIRGFKLLDSLRIYRQGYPDHMVFSEFRRRFDVLAPHLTKKLGRNYIVKDEKRAVEELLESLELEKSSYHMGLSRVFFRAGTVAKLEGQRDEHTRQNITLFQAACRGFLSRQAFKKRKIQDMAIRCVQKNITKNRGVKGWPWWKLFTTVRPLVEVQLTEEQIRGKDEEIIHLKLKLEKVEKERNELRLTSDRLESKITELTAELSDERNSAESTSQLLETETSERLRLEKDMKDMQVKFDAVKKQMESMEMEIMEARLLQASELNGEMDNDGDDSGGEWRLKYERAIRDTEFTKKKLQQEMDDKVETEQQNKRHLERKLTDLQADHEESQRSVQQLKKKCQRLAAELQDTKLHLENQEGRNHELERKQRKFDVEKNQFHEELQKERNQREKLGRERDMLTGEVFTIRQQLQEKDTELCTVSLKVEQLESELQDLSSQESKDEASLAKVKKQLRDLEAKVKDQEEELDEQAGTIQMLEQAKLRLEMEMERLRQTHSKELDSKDEEVEDIRLSCSKKLKQMEVQLEEEYEDKQRVLKEKRDLESKLMIAQEQVGQRDVETEKRLRKDLKRTKVLLADAQMMLDHLKSNVPSKREIGALKNKLEESEFACTASVKARKSMELEIEDLHIQMDDITKAKMALEEQISRLQREKNNLQSRFEEDQEDMNELMKKHKAAVAQSTRDLAQISDLQAQVEEAMKEKQEIQDKLHSLQSQLEFQEQSMVEKSLVSRQEAKIRELETKLEYERTQTKRLESLVTRLKENLEKMTEERDQRIGSENREKDQNKRMQRQIRDIKEEMTELSKKEAEASRKKHELEMDIESLEAANQSLQADLKLAFKRIGDLQAAMEDEMETDDDDDLINSLQDMVTKYQKRKNKTGDESDMDSEVEDRVDGVKSLLSKSKGSAKTLSDEGTQKTTRHTNAANADVKDIKEGKEGKEGKEEVKKDSDESRSVSVMSSLSYRKRSHQKDWNGRAGDDSSLFSALREQPDMPDRLSLRKAKSKPTDRPQTGDDLDDRGSVISQAYSEAASRARKGLDRRWTKSSPEFDKESMVSSVAPSRASTRHGIDQDDDALSGVSSFSLRRSTSWMDDSRSDYGPTSTSMSQRSRSRSPGSTSVGSRISLARSTRLSEFGVRLNNDDVDDDDDVDSVSVAAYSPRSVGRSLSTPAQLRSSETQLDTSDIKPVSHRNYLDPELEKAINEVLSFKPIKFKRCSLEDSDEEEEGGGGAGEEENRKSIKSLLQDKDDEGLGLSGSSLRRSASGSAVDSGRSGSSLSSFSSKSSKKKNKKKSRRSESDSSSNEGHTRRHSRQKEKRRSKSSRKKESESSKSESDSESSSSSSASTVSYRSSNSVKRTPRQKDSDGDPESPDEERPPGKKGIKKQKKKVDSLVMKYLYKPDSD; the protein is encoded by the exons TCAGACAGTGAGAACAGTATGAGCCAGTCTCAGACAGAAGTAAGTGGCTCAACTGAGCGACGCCAGGGTGAACCAACAACAGCGGTGAATCCAGAGCGGCCACTGACTGTAGACCAGAGATGCAGCGACTCCAGGAATGGACGACATGGCAGCGTTGAGTCTGACACATCGGCGAGGAGAGGACTGAACCTGGCGCACAAAGCGAGGTCAGAAGAAAAGCCTTCGATAGCCACTTCGGTCCCCAAAACAAGCCGTCCACCGCAAGCTGGCAGCTCTGCGGATGGAGATGCCCTCTCTTTTGGGTTGACCAGCCTAATGGGCCGTGCAAGGACTAAAGAGCATCGCTCTCGCTTGAGAGCTGCCGAACGCAAAGAACCTCAAGAGGAAAGCAAAGAAAGGATTGGTGAAAGTGAGACCTTCTCAGAAGAACCCCAACCATCCACCCCTGCAATCAGTCCACCTCCTAGACTTGACCCTCTTGCCCCTCCTGTTGGCTTTTTACCTTCTAAGCCAAATCCTCTTACTCCTCCTGCTGGATTCCTTCCAGTCACCAAGCCTGATCCATTGGCTCCACCTGCTGGTTTCATTCCAGCTCTTAAACCAAATCCTTCTGCTCAACCTACACCCAAGACTGATCCTCTGGCACCACCGGCGGGATTCATACCAGCTCCTAAACCAAACCCTTCCACTCAACTTACACCCAAACCTGATCCTCTGGCACCACCAGTTGGATTTGTTCCCACCCCAAAGCGAGACCCTTTTGCCCCGGTGGCAGGATTTATCCCCAAGCCCAAAGTTGACCCATTAGCACCCCCTGCAGGCTTTATTCCTGTGCCAAGGTCCATTGCTGTACAAAAGCCAGAG GTGAAGGAGGTGTCAAAACCTTCTGCAGCTCCTGCTGGAAAACTTCCATCCCAGATTTCCACTATCGCCAACCAACAG GGATCTCCAATGATGCCCACCCAAGGGAATCAG GCCAAGGCTGAAGATCCTGTGGCTATCCTGCAGGCTGCACATGaagctgcctgtctgtctaaG GTGAAGACGGAGGAGCAGCTTGCTGCAGAGAAGGCCTGGTATAACACTGAGAAAGTCTGGCTTGTCCATAAAGATGGCTTCTCTTTGG CTACACAGCTCAAGACAGAGATGGGTTCTCTCCCAGAGGGGAAAGTTAAGGTCAGACTTGAACATGATGGGACAGTACTGGAAGTGGACGAGGATGATGTGGAGAAG gcAAATCCTCTATCATATGATCGAGTGGAGGATCTCTCCTCTCTTCTGTACCTCAATGAGTCCAGCATCCTTCACAGCCTTCGTCAGCGCTATGGTGGAAACCTCATTCACACCTACGCTGGGCCAAATCTTCTGGTGATCAATCCTCTCAGCACCCCTGCCTTGTACTCAGAGAAG GTGATGCAGATGTTTAAAGGCTGCCGGAGGGAGGAAACTGCCCCTCACATTTTCGCTGTTGCTCAGTCGGCATATCATCAGCTGCTGACCACACGTCAGGATCAGACCATCGTGCTGCTGGGCAAGAGTGGCAGCGGAAAGACCACTAACTGCCAGCACCTGCTGCAGTACCTCGTCACCATCGCAGCTGGCAGTGGAAAGGTGTACTCAG CTGAGAAATGGCAGGCAGTCTACACGGTTCTGGAGGCTTTTGGGAACTGCAGTACAGCTATGAATGTGAACGCCAGTCGCTTCTCACACATAGTCTCTCTTGACTTCGACCAGGCAGGACAGGTGGCCTCTGCCTCTGTTCAG ACCATGTTGCTGGAGAAGTTCAGAGTGACCAGACGACCAGAAGCAGAATCAAGCTTCAATGTGTTTTACTATCTGATGGCTGGAGCAGATGCAGCTCTAAA GACTGAACTTCATTTTAATCACTTTGCTGAGAACAGCACATTCGGGCTCCTCCCTCTCTTGAAG CCCGAGGACAAGCAGAAAGCCGCTCAGCAGTACACTAAGCTACAGGCTGCCATGAAGGTCCTGGGCATCTCTGTTGAAGAACAGAAAACCGTGTGGCTGATCTTAGGGGCCATATACCACCTCGGTGCTGCTGGGGCCACCAAAG CGGGCCGGAAGCAGTTTGCCAGGCATGAGTGGGCACAAAAAGCAGCGTATCTCCTGGGCTGCACACTGGAAGAGCTGTCGTCCGGCATCTTTAAAACGCAGGGCAAGGGCACTCTTCCCCGCTCCTCAAGTGTCCGGCAGAGTACGGATGATACAGATAGCTCag CATCTAAAGCCACAGCAGCTGAATGTTTGGAGTTCATGGCATCTGGTTTATACTCTGAGCTTTTCACACTCATCATCTCTCTCATTAACAG AGCGCTGAAGTCCAGTCAGCATTCTCTCTGTTCTCTGCTGATTGTGGACACACCAGGGTTCCAGAACCCTCGTCAGGTGAAGAACCAGCGCGGGGCCACGTTTGAGGAGCTTTGCCATAATTATGCTCAGGAACGTCTGCAGACGCTGTTCCAGGAGCGAACGTTCGTACGGGAATTGGAGCGTTACAAAGAG GAAAACATTGAGATCACATTGGATGACCTGGAGCCCAGCCCTTCTCGCTCAGTAGCTGTGGTTGATCAGTCCTCCAGTCAGACCCTG GTACGTAGTCTGTCCCGGACAGATGAGGCCAGAGGTCTGTTCTGGCTGATGGAGGAGGAGGTTTTGCAGCCGGGAGGGTCAGCGGAAACACTCCTACAGCGACTCTTCAGTTACTACGGCCCTGCAGAGGGAGAGAGCACAg GTCACACAGTGGTGCTTAAAAGTGAAAACACACATCACTTCCTGCTCGGCCACAGTCACGGGACAGATTGGGTGGAATATGATACGCACGGATGGCTGAACCTTGCCAGGCTAAATCCCACCCCCCAGAACGcagccaatctgctgcagaacTCCCAGAA GAAGAGCATCAGCGGGATGTTTGTGGGCCGCTCCAGCAGTGCTGCGGTTTTGACTGGCTCCATCGCTGGACTGGAGGGCGTCTCTCAGCTTGCCATGCGTCGGGCCACCAGCATGAGGAAGACCTTCACCACAGGCATGGCAGCCGTCAAAAAGAAGTCTCTCTGTCTTCAGATTAAACTCCAAGTG GATGCACTGTTGGACACCGTGCGCAGATCCAGGGTTCACTTTGTCCACTGTCTATTACCCCGAGCGGAGCTTCTGAGGGCAGCAGGGTCTCCAGAGGAGAGCTGTGACCCTGGACTCATGCAGATAGATGTGGCTTTGCTCAGGGCCCAGATCCGTGGCTTCAAGCTGCTGGACAGCTTGAGGATTTACAGACAAG GTTACCCTGACCACATGGTCTTCTCCGAGTTCAGAAGACGCTTTGACGTTTTGGCCCCTCACTTGACTAAGAAACTGGGACGAAACTACATTGTGAAGGATGAGAAACGA GCAGTAGAGGAGCTTTTGGAGTCTTTGGAATTGGAGAAGAGCAGCTATCACATGGGCCTGAGCAGG gTGTTCTTTAGGGCTGGAACAGTGGCTAAACTAGAGGGACAGAGGGATGAACACACCAGACAGAACATCACGCTGTTCCAGGCCGCCTGCAGGGGCTTTTTGTCTCGGCAGGCCTTCAAAAAGAGGAAG atCCAGGATATGGCCATCCGTTGTGTCCAGAAGAACATCACGAAGAATCGTGGTGTGAAGGGCTGGCCCTGGTGGAAGCTCTTCACCACCGTACGACCTCTAGTAGAGGTTCAGCTCACTGAAGAACAGATTCGAGGAAAAGAC GAGGAGATCATTCATCTGAAGTTGAAGCTGGAGAAGGTGGAGAAGGAAAGAAATGAGCTACGGCTGACCTCGGATCGTCTGGAGAGCAAA aTCACAGAGCTGACGGCAGAGCTTTCAGATGAGAGAAACTCTGCGGAGTCGACGTCCCAGCTGCTGGAGACGGAAACAAGCGAGAGATTGCGTTTGGAGAAGGACATGAAGGACATGCAG GTGAAGTTTGACGCTGTGAAGAAACAGATGGAGTCCATGGAGATGGAAATCATGGAGGCCAGACTCCTCCAAGCATCAGAACTCAACGGCGAGATGGACAATGATGGCGATGATtctg GAGGTGAATGGAGGCTGAAATATGAACGTGCCATCAGAGACACAGAATTCACAAAGAAAAAACTCCAGCAGGAGATGGATGACAAGGTGGAGACAGAACAACAGAACAAGAGACACTTGGAGAGAAAA TTAACGGACTTGCAGGCTGACCACGAGGAGTCCCAGCGATCAGTCCAGCAGCTGAAGAAGAAATGCCAGCGGCTGGCAGCTGAACTGCAAGACACCAAACTGCACTTGGAAAATCAAGAGGGACGCAACCATGAGCTGGAGAGAAAGCAGAGGAA GTTTGATGTGGAGAAGAACCAGTTTCACGAGGAACTACAGAAGGAGAGGAACCAGCGGGAGAAACTGGGCCGAGAGAGAGATATGCTAACTGGCGAGGTGTTTACAATCAGACAGCAGCTACAG GAGAAGGACACAGAGCTGTGTACGGTCAGTCTGAAAGTAGAGCAGCTGGAATCCGAGCTCCAGGATCTCTCCTCTCAGGAGTCAAAAGACGAGGCATCACTCGCAAAGGTTAAGAAGCAACTGCGTGATCTGGAAGCAAAGGTCAAAGATCAAGAGGAGGAGCTTGATGAACAGGCTGGAACCATTCAGATGCTGGAACAG GCTAAACTCCGTTTGGAAATGGAGATGGAGAGATTGAGACAAACACATTCTAAAGAGCTGGACAGTAAAGATGAGGAAGTGGAGGACATCAGACTGTCCTGCAGTAAGAAG CTGAAGCAAATGGAAGTGCAGTTAGAGGAGGAATATGAAGATAAACAGAGAGTTCTAAAGGAAAAGAGAGACCTGGAGTCCAAACTGATGATAGCACAGGAACAG GTTGGTCAGAGGGATGTAGAGACAGAGAAACGTCTCAGGAAGGACCTAAAGCGCACAAAAGTTCTTCTGGCTGATGCGCAGATGATGCTGGACCACCTAAAAAGTAATGTGCCCAGCAAAAGAGAGATCGGCGCACTCAAAAATAAG TTGGAGGAGTCAGAGTTTGCCTGCACAGCCTCAGTTAAAGCACGCAAGTCTATGGAGCTGGAAATTGAAGACCTTCATATCCAGATGGACGACATCACCAAAGCTAAGATGGCT TTGGAGGAGCAGATAAGTCGTCTGCAGAGAGAGAAGAACAACCTGCAGTCTCGCTTTGAGGAGGATCAGGAGGACATGAATGAACTCATGAAGAAACACAAAGCTGCTGTGGCTCAG TCCACAAGGGATCTGGCACAGATCAGTGACCTACAGGCCCAGGTGGAGGAGGCcatgaaagaaaaacaagagATCCAGGACAAG cTCCACTCCCTGCAGTCACAACTTGAATTTCAGGAACAGTCTATGGTGGAGAAATCACTGGTCAGCCGTCAGGAAGCCAAAATCCGTGAACTAGAGACCAAACTAGAATATGAGAGGACCCAGACCAAACGTCTGGAG TCTCTTGTAACACGGCTGAAGGAAAACCTGGAGAAGATGACTGAGGAACGAGACCAGCGTATTGGTAGCGAAAACCGGGAGAAGGATCAGAACAAGCGCATGCAACGACAGATCCGGGACATAAAGGAGGAGATGACTGAACTGTCTAAGAAAGAGGCAGAAGCCAGTCGCAAAAAACATGAGCTG GAAATGGATATTGAAAGTCTGgaagcagccaatcagagcttACAAGCAGATTTGAAGTTGGCCTTTAAGCGGATTGGGGACCTGCAGGCTGCTATGGAAGATGAAATGGagacagatgatgatgatgacctCATCAACAG ttTACAAGACATGGTGACAAAGTATcagaaaagaaagaacaaaac TGGAGATGAATCAGATATGGACTCTGAGGTGGAGGACCGCGTGGATGGGGTGAAGTCATTGCTTTCAAAGAGCAAAGGATCCGCCAAGACACTCTCTGATGAGGGCACCCAGAAGACCACCAG ACATACCAATGCTGCTAATGCAGATGTGAAAGATATAAAAGAAGGGAAAGAGGGAAAAGAGGGGAAGGAGGAAGTAAAAAAAGATTCAGACGAGAGCCGTTCAGTGTCTGTGATGAGCTCGCTCAGCTACAGGAAACGCTCCCACCAGAAGGACTGGAACGGACGTGCAGGGGATGACAGCTCTCTCTTCAGCGCCCTTCGGGAGCAGCCGGACATGCCTGACCGATTGTCGTTGCGCAAAGCTAAAAGCAAACCCACAGACAGGCCTCAGACTGGTGATGACCTGGATGACCGGGGTTCAGTGATATCCCAGGCTTACTCTGAGGCTGCCAGTAGGGCCAGGAAAGGTCTAGATCGTCGCTGGACCAAAAGCAGTCCAGAATTTGACAAAGAGTCCATGGTGTCCTCGGTTGCCCCGAGCCGAGCTTCCACACGCCATGGGATAGACCAAGATGACGATGCTCTGTCTGGTGTGAGCAGCTTCAGCTTGCGCCGTAGTACTTCTTGGATGGATGACAGCCGCAGTGATTACGGGCCGACAAGTACCAGTATGAGTCAACGATCTAGAAGCCGAAGTCCTGGAAGCACCAGCGTCGGCTCACGAATTTCCCTGGCCCGCAGCACCCGACTTAGCGAGTTTGGAGTTCGTTTGAATAATGATGATGTTGATGACGATGATGATGTTGACTCTGTGAGTGTGGCCGCATATAGTCCACGCTCAGTGGGCCGTAGTCTGTCCACTCCTGCCCAGCTACGCTCCTCTGAGACCCAGCTGGACACTTCTGACATTAAACCTGTGAGCCACCGCAACTACCTGGACCCCGAGCTAGAAAAGGCCATCAATGAAGTCCTGAGCTTCAAGCCAATTAAATTCAAACGCTGCAGCTTAGAAGACTCAGATGAAGAAGAGGAGGGAGGTGGTGGTGCGGGAGAGGAAGAAAATAGGAAGAGTATCAAGAGTTTGTTGCAAGACAAGGACGATGAAGGTCTGGGCCTCAGCGGGTCCAGTCTGAGACGCTCGGCTTCAGGTTCTGCTGTAGATTCTGGACGTTCTGGAAGCTCGCTGAGTTCCTTCAGCTCCAAGAGCAGCAAGAAGAAGAACAAGAAGAAGAGCAGGCGCTCTGAGTCTGACAGCTCCTCCAATGAGGGTCATACTCGGCGGCATtccagacagaaagaaaagagaagATCCAAAAgctcaagaaagaaagaatctGAATCGTCCAAGTCTGAATCTGACTCTGAATCATCATCTTCAAGCTCTGCATCAACAGTTTCATACCGCAGCTCAAACAGCGTGAAGAGAACCCCAAGACAGAAAGACTCAGATGGGGATCCGGAAAGTCCTGATGAAGAACGACCCCCAGGCAAAAAAGGGATAAAGAAACAGAAGAAGAAAGTGGACAGTTTGGTTATGAAGTATCTCTACAAGCCTGACAGTGATTAA